From a region of the Streptomyces sp. NBC_01454 genome:
- the pstS gene encoding phosphate ABC transporter substrate-binding protein PstS, producing MKLQRKNRVRALAVGALAVTGALALTACGSDDTSGGGAAAAKKSNIKCDGKGKLLASGSSAQKNAMDVWVQNYSGACKSTEINYQPTGSGAGVTTFLQGQTAFAGSDSALKPDEVTKSKQVCKGGQAVDLPMVGGPIAVGYNVPGADNLVLDAPTLAKIFDSKITKWNDAAIKKLNPSAKLPDLKIQAFHRSDDSGTTDNFTKYLKGAAPGDWKHEPAKKWEGTGGQAASGSAGVSSQVKQTSGAISYFELSYATAGKIPTVKLDTGAKTPVDATVDNASKAISEAKQVGKGDDLALQLNYTTKAEGAYPITLVTYEIACDKGNKAETLPAAKSFLTYIASKDGQSALKPLGYAPLPTEIADKVRASVAKLS from the coding sequence GTGAAGCTTCAGCGCAAGAACCGGGTTCGCGCCCTCGCCGTTGGCGCTCTCGCCGTCACCGGTGCCCTGGCCCTGACGGCGTGCGGCTCCGACGACACCTCCGGTGGTGGCGCCGCCGCCGCCAAGAAGTCGAACATCAAGTGTGACGGCAAGGGCAAGCTGCTCGCGTCCGGCTCGTCCGCGCAGAAGAACGCCATGGACGTCTGGGTGCAGAACTACTCGGGCGCCTGCAAGAGCACCGAGATCAACTACCAGCCGACGGGCTCCGGCGCCGGCGTCACGACCTTCCTGCAGGGCCAGACCGCCTTCGCGGGCTCCGACTCGGCCCTCAAGCCCGACGAGGTCACCAAGTCCAAGCAGGTCTGCAAGGGCGGCCAGGCCGTCGACCTGCCGATGGTCGGCGGCCCGATCGCGGTCGGCTACAACGTCCCCGGCGCGGACAACCTCGTGCTGGACGCCCCGACCCTGGCGAAGATCTTCGACTCGAAGATCACCAAGTGGAACGACGCCGCGATCAAGAAGCTGAACCCGAGCGCCAAGCTCCCGGACCTCAAGATCCAGGCGTTCCACCGCTCCGACGACTCGGGCACCACCGACAACTTCACCAAGTACCTCAAGGGCGCCGCCCCGGGTGACTGGAAGCACGAGCCGGCGAAGAAGTGGGAAGGCACCGGCGGCCAGGCGGCCTCCGGCTCGGCCGGCGTCTCCTCGCAGGTCAAGCAGACCAGCGGCGCGATCTCCTACTTCGAGCTGTCGTACGCGACGGCCGGCAAGATCCCCACGGTCAAGCTGGACACCGGCGCCAAGACGCCGGTCGACGCCACCGTCGACAACGCCTCGAAGGCCATCTCCGAGGCCAAGCAGGTCGGCAAGGGCGATGACCTGGCCCTGCAGCTCAACTACACCACCAAGGCCGAGGGCGCCTACCCGATCACCCTGGTGACGTACGAGATCGCCTGCGACAAGGGCAACAAGGCCGAGACGCTGCCCGCCGCCAAGTCCTTCCTGACCTACATCGCCAGCAAGGACGGCCAGAGCGCCCTCAAGCCGCTCGGCTACGCCCCGCTGCCCACCGAGATCGCCGACAAGGTCCGCGCGAGCGTCGCCAAGCTCTCCTGA
- a CDS encoding C40 family peptidase, which yields MRKFWVAGGLGAGLMLCLLGLLVIATFTVAAGLGGAAGRALGLAKGAVPAAYQPQVQRWGTLCSAITPALLAAQLYQESGWNPKAQSAAAAQGLAQFIPGTWQTHGVDGNGDGRKDVWDPQDAIASAASYDCELARYVKDASGDPTHNMLAAYNAGAYRVIQYNGVPPYRETQNYVKTITTLAKSFEARTGPVAPSRQAAGAIYFAQEKLGTRYLWGGTGTAAQGGRFDCSGLTQAAYHSVGIELPRVANDQWNAGPHPKRDELLPGDLVFFAYNLNDPRSIHHVGMYVGGGYMINAPYTGAVIRFDKIDSPDYIGATRVTSDGAKALPGTNPA from the coding sequence GTGCGGAAATTCTGGGTGGCCGGTGGGCTCGGGGCAGGGCTGATGCTCTGTCTGCTCGGGCTGCTCGTGATTGCCACGTTCACGGTGGCGGCCGGGCTCGGCGGGGCCGCCGGACGGGCCCTGGGGCTGGCGAAGGGCGCGGTGCCGGCCGCGTACCAGCCGCAGGTGCAGAGGTGGGGCACGCTCTGTTCGGCGATAACCCCCGCGCTGCTGGCGGCGCAGCTCTACCAGGAGAGCGGATGGAACCCCAAGGCGCAGAGCGCGGCCGCCGCGCAGGGGCTGGCGCAGTTCATCCCGGGGACGTGGCAGACGCACGGCGTCGACGGGAACGGCGACGGCCGCAAGGACGTGTGGGACCCGCAGGACGCGATCGCGTCGGCGGCCTCGTACGACTGCGAGCTGGCGCGCTATGTGAAGGATGCCTCGGGCGATCCCACGCACAACATGCTCGCGGCGTACAACGCCGGTGCCTACCGGGTGATCCAGTACAACGGGGTGCCGCCGTACCGCGAGACCCAGAACTATGTGAAGACGATCACGACCCTGGCGAAGAGCTTCGAGGCGCGGACCGGGCCGGTGGCGCCGTCGCGGCAGGCCGCCGGAGCCATCTACTTCGCCCAGGAGAAGCTCGGTACGCGCTATCTGTGGGGCGGTACGGGGACCGCGGCGCAGGGCGGCCGGTTCGACTGCTCCGGGCTGACCCAGGCCGCGTACCACTCGGTGGGCATCGAGCTGCCGCGGGTGGCGAACGACCAGTGGAACGCCGGGCCGCATCCGAAGCGGGACGAGCTGCTCCCGGGCGACCTGGTGTTCTTCGCCTACAACCTGAACGACCCGCGCTCGATCCACCATGTGGGGATGTACGTCGGCGGCGGCTACATGATCAACGCGCCGTACACGGGGGCCGTGATCCGGTTCGACAAGATCGACTCGCCGGACTACATCGGCGCGACCCGCGTCACCTCGGATGGCGCAAAAGCACTGCCAGGCACGAACCCTGCGTGA
- a CDS encoding inorganic phosphate transporter: protein MDTFALIVTIAVALGFTYTNGFHDSANAIATSVSTRALTPRAALAMAAVMNLAGAFLGSGVAKTVSEGLIATPHGSKGMGILFAALLGAVVWNLVTWYFGLPSSSSHALFGGMVGAALAGGTTVIWSGVVEKVVLPMFISPVVGLVLGYLVMVLILWLFRKSNPHKAKRGFRIAQTVSAAGMALGHGLQDAQKTMGVVVMALVIADAEEPNAAIPIWVKLACALTLSLGTYAGGWRIMRTLGRRIIELDPPQGFAAETTAASVMYTASFMFQAPISTTHVITSAIMGVGSTKRPRAVRWGVAKNIVMGWFITMPAAALVAAFAYWIVELAFG from the coding sequence ATGGACACCTTCGCGCTCATCGTGACCATTGCGGTCGCGCTCGGATTCACGTACACCAACGGCTTCCATGACTCCGCCAACGCCATCGCGACCTCGGTCTCGACCCGGGCGCTGACCCCGCGGGCGGCGCTGGCGATGGCCGCCGTGATGAACCTCGCCGGTGCCTTCCTCGGCAGCGGGGTCGCCAAGACGGTCAGCGAGGGGCTGATCGCCACTCCCCACGGCAGCAAGGGGATGGGCATTCTGTTCGCCGCGCTGCTGGGCGCGGTGGTCTGGAACCTGGTCACCTGGTACTTCGGCCTGCCCTCGTCGTCCTCGCACGCGCTCTTCGGCGGCATGGTCGGCGCCGCGCTGGCCGGTGGCACCACCGTGATCTGGTCCGGGGTGGTCGAGAAGGTCGTCCTGCCGATGTTCATCTCGCCGGTGGTCGGCCTGGTGCTCGGCTATCTGGTGATGGTCCTGATCCTGTGGCTCTTCAGGAAGTCGAACCCGCACAAGGCCAAGCGCGGATTCCGCATAGCCCAGACGGTGTCCGCGGCCGGCATGGCGCTCGGCCACGGCCTGCAGGACGCCCAGAAGACCATGGGTGTGGTCGTGATGGCCCTGGTCATCGCCGACGCCGAGGAGCCCAACGCCGCGATCCCGATCTGGGTCAAGCTGGCGTGTGCGCTCACCCTCTCGCTCGGCACGTACGCCGGCGGCTGGCGCATCATGCGCACCCTGGGCCGCCGGATCATCGAGCTGGACCCCCCGCAGGGCTTCGCCGCGGAGACCACGGCCGCCTCGGTCATGTACACCGCGTCGTTCATGTTCCAGGCCCCGATCTCCACGACCCATGTCATCACCTCCGCGATCATGGGTGTGGGCTCGACCAAGCGCCCGCGCGCGGTGCGCTGGGGCGTCGCCAAGAACATCGTGATGGGCTGGTTCATCACCATGCCGGCCGCGGCGCTGGTCGCGGCGTTCGCGTACTGGATCGTCGAGCTGGCCTTCGGCTGA
- a CDS encoding C40 family peptidase — protein MACTAVVLCATGLLGGTAAAAHAEARRSPSADPVKPTGADARHLDEVRKKIDALYRKAEQATDAYNAAEEQVDVQQKEIVQLARTINTTQDKLSALKRQAGALASAQYRGGGLPAEAKLMLTADPAGFLDNATLARKGQLAAKRVVSQLAHLKGDLQRYSDSATDRWEKLEANRKKKESAQRDIKKQIDAAKQLESRLAAKEKDRLKKLEDAQAFQQQQKWLDSGILKDISNKASADGKKAISYATAQIGKDYVWGAEGPDTFDCSGLTLRSWQAAGRTIPRTSQEQWRQLPRVALKDMRPGDLIIYFSDASHVGMYLGDGAIVHAPRPGRQVTITGAGSMPILGVVRPDGDAGGDDAAHTPR, from the coding sequence ATGGCGTGCACCGCCGTCGTCCTGTGCGCGACGGGGCTGCTCGGCGGCACGGCGGCGGCCGCCCACGCCGAGGCCCGCAGAAGCCCGTCCGCGGACCCGGTGAAGCCCACGGGCGCCGATGCCCGCCACCTCGACGAGGTACGCAAGAAGATCGACGCCCTGTACCGCAAGGCCGAGCAGGCCACCGACGCCTATAACGCCGCCGAGGAACAGGTCGACGTCCAGCAGAAGGAAATCGTCCAGCTGGCGCGCACCATCAACACCACCCAGGACAAACTGTCCGCCCTCAAGCGGCAGGCGGGCGCGCTGGCCAGCGCCCAGTACCGCGGCGGCGGGCTGCCCGCCGAGGCGAAACTGATGCTCACCGCCGACCCGGCAGGCTTTCTCGACAACGCCACCCTGGCCCGTAAGGGACAGCTCGCCGCAAAGCGAGTGGTCAGCCAACTGGCGCATCTCAAAGGCGACTTGCAGCGGTATTCGGACTCCGCAACGGATCGCTGGGAGAAGCTGGAGGCGAACCGCAAGAAGAAGGAAAGCGCCCAGCGGGACATCAAGAAACAGATCGACGCGGCAAAGCAGCTGGAATCCCGGCTGGCCGCCAAGGAAAAGGACCGGCTGAAGAAGCTGGAGGACGCGCAGGCGTTCCAGCAGCAGCAGAAGTGGCTCGACTCCGGCATCCTCAAAGACATCAGCAACAAGGCCTCGGCCGACGGCAAGAAGGCGATTTCGTACGCCACCGCGCAGATCGGCAAGGACTATGTGTGGGGCGCGGAAGGACCGGACACCTTCGACTGCTCCGGGCTGACCCTGCGGTCCTGGCAGGCCGCCGGCCGGACGATTCCGCGGACCTCACAGGAACAGTGGCGGCAACTGCCCCGGGTCGCCCTGAAGGACATGCGGCCGGGCGATCTGATTATTTATTTCTCCGATGCCAGTCATGTCGGGATGTATCTCGGTGACGGCGCGATTGTGCATGCGCCGCGTCCCGGCCGGCAGGTGACGATCACCGGTGCCGGTTCGATGCCGATCCTCGGCGTCGTCCGCCCCGATGGTGATGCCGGAGGAGATGACGCGGCTCACACCCCGCGATAA
- the pstA gene encoding phosphate ABC transporter permease PstA encodes MSVMTGRHAVSDGSPLPVSLKQARLPRWTPPVLALAAAGAGCGIGLAAGLGSTVQWGLIAGLLFVLGTFALAVGVEGVRQAKDRLATSLVWLSFLVAVVPLASLLWETVTRGTKVLDGYFLSHSMGTTPDALPGGGIYHAIIGTLEQVGLATLIAAPLGLLTAIYLVEYGRGALARAVTFFVDVMTGIPSIVAGLFILSVWILILGFGPSGFAGAMALAILMMPVVVRSTEEMLKLVPNELREASLALGVPKWRTILKVVLPTSIGGITTGVMLAIARITGETAPVLLLVWGAKTINNNPFQDAQQSLPLYVFQQWQQGSEASYDRAWAAALVLIALVMILNLLARGIARWKAPRGGRS; translated from the coding sequence ATGAGCGTCATGACCGGCCGCCACGCGGTCTCCGACGGCAGCCCGCTGCCCGTCTCCCTCAAGCAGGCCCGGCTGCCGCGCTGGACCCCGCCGGTGCTCGCCCTGGCCGCGGCCGGCGCGGGCTGCGGCATCGGTCTGGCCGCCGGCCTGGGCAGCACGGTCCAGTGGGGCCTGATCGCCGGCCTGCTCTTCGTCCTGGGAACGTTCGCGCTGGCCGTGGGCGTCGAGGGCGTCCGGCAGGCCAAGGACCGGCTGGCCACCAGCCTGGTCTGGCTCTCCTTCCTGGTCGCCGTCGTCCCGCTGGCCTCCCTGCTGTGGGAGACCGTCACCCGCGGCACCAAGGTGCTGGACGGCTACTTCCTCTCCCACTCGATGGGCACCACCCCGGACGCCCTGCCCGGCGGCGGCATCTACCACGCGATCATCGGCACCCTGGAGCAGGTCGGCCTGGCCACCCTGATCGCCGCGCCGCTCGGCCTGCTCACCGCGATCTACCTCGTCGAATACGGACGCGGCGCGCTCGCCCGGGCCGTGACCTTCTTCGTGGACGTCATGACGGGCATCCCCTCGATCGTGGCCGGCCTGTTCATCCTCTCGGTGTGGATCCTGATCCTCGGCTTCGGCCCGTCCGGCTTCGCCGGTGCGATGGCGCTGGCGATCCTGATGATGCCGGTCGTCGTCCGCTCCACCGAGGAGATGCTCAAGCTCGTCCCGAACGAGCTGCGCGAGGCGTCCCTGGCCCTGGGCGTACCGAAGTGGCGCACCATCCTCAAGGTCGTGCTGCCGACGTCGATCGGCGGCATCACCACCGGCGTGATGCTCGCCATCGCCCGTATCACCGGTGAGACGGCGCCCGTGCTGCTCCTGGTGTGGGGCGCGAAGACGATCAACAACAACCCCTTCCAGGATGCCCAGCAGTCGCTTCCGCTCTACGTTTTCCAGCAGTGGCAGCAGGGTTCCGAGGCCTCCTACGACCGCGCCTGGGCCGCGGCTCTGGTCCTCATCGCCCTCGTCATGATCCTCAACCTGCTGGCCCGCGGCATCGCCCGCTGGAAGGCCCCTCGCGGAGGACGGAGTTGA
- a CDS encoding phosphatase PAP2 family protein, whose amino-acid sequence MAGLALEGPNPDVDVLDGVNGLAKDAPHWVNKAMEYIGEYGLIAALAVLCLVAWWSARRRPGAPSAVAGLVWAPLAAGIALLANIPIRAFVERPRPFKDHPGLEVLIPGKSDFSFVSDHATLTMAVGVGLFVAHRKYGLIGIGLALAEGFCRVYMGVHYPTDVIGGFALGTAVALLLAPLAQALLVPLMTAIGRSKLAWLVRAPGVEGADGDGSPPEGSRVVAAGSGMQPGHKERDKDLAA is encoded by the coding sequence ATGGCTGGACTCGCACTCGAGGGGCCGAATCCCGACGTCGACGTGCTCGACGGCGTCAACGGCCTCGCGAAGGACGCCCCCCACTGGGTCAACAAGGCGATGGAGTACATCGGCGAGTACGGCCTCATCGCCGCGCTCGCGGTGCTGTGTCTGGTCGCCTGGTGGTCCGCGCGCCGCCGGCCCGGTGCGCCGTCCGCTGTCGCGGGGCTGGTCTGGGCGCCGCTGGCCGCGGGTATCGCGCTGCTGGCCAATATCCCGATCCGGGCGTTCGTCGAGCGGCCGCGGCCGTTCAAGGACCACCCCGGCCTGGAAGTGCTGATCCCCGGCAAGAGCGACTTCTCGTTCGTCAGCGACCACGCGACGCTCACCATGGCGGTCGGTGTCGGCCTGTTCGTCGCGCACCGCAAGTACGGCCTGATCGGGATCGGGCTGGCGCTCGCCGAGGGCTTCTGCCGCGTCTACATGGGCGTCCATTACCCGACCGATGTGATCGGCGGCTTCGCCCTGGGCACCGCCGTCGCGCTGCTGCTCGCGCCGCTCGCGCAGGCGCTCCTGGTGCCGCTGATGACGGCGATCGGCAGGTCGAAGCTGGCGTGGCTGGTGCGGGCGCCGGGCGTCGAGGGCGCGGACGGGGACGGCTCGCCCCCCGAGGGCAGCCGGGTGGTGGCCGCGGGCTCGGGGATGCAGCCCGGTCACAAGGAGCGGGACAAGGATCTGGCGGCCTGA
- the pstB gene encoding phosphate ABC transporter ATP-binding protein PstB gives MAKRIDVSGLSAYYGSHKAIDDISMTVEPRSVTAFIGPSGCGKSTFLRTLNRMHEVTLGGRVEGKVMLDDENLYGSGVDPVAVRRTVGMVFQRPNPFPTMSIFDNVAAGLRLNGSYKKSELKDVVERSLKGANLWNEVKDRLNKPGSGLSGGQQQRLCIARAIAVEPQVLLMDEPCSALDPISTLAIEDLIGELKERFTIVIVTHNMQQAARVSDRTAFFNLAAVGQPGKLVEIDETERIFSNPSVQATEDYISGRFG, from the coding sequence ATGGCCAAGCGAATCGACGTCAGCGGCCTCAGCGCGTACTACGGCAGCCACAAGGCCATCGACGACATCTCGATGACGGTCGAGCCGCGCTCCGTGACGGCCTTCATCGGCCCGTCCGGCTGCGGCAAGTCGACCTTCCTGCGGACCCTGAACCGGATGCACGAGGTCACCCTCGGCGGCCGCGTCGAGGGCAAGGTGATGCTCGACGACGAGAACCTCTACGGCTCCGGGGTCGACCCGGTGGCCGTCCGCCGCACCGTCGGCATGGTCTTCCAGCGCCCCAACCCGTTCCCCACGATGTCGATCTTCGACAATGTCGCGGCCGGTCTGCGGCTGAACGGCTCGTACAAGAAGAGCGAGCTCAAGGACGTCGTCGAGCGGTCCCTCAAGGGCGCCAACCTGTGGAACGAGGTCAAGGACCGGCTGAACAAGCCCGGTTCGGGGCTGTCCGGCGGCCAGCAGCAGCGGCTGTGCATCGCCCGCGCCATCGCGGTCGAGCCGCAGGTCCTGCTGATGGACGAGCCGTGCTCCGCCCTCGACCCGATCTCCACCCTCGCCATCGAGGACCTGATCGGCGAGCTGAAGGAGCGCTTCACGATCGTCATCGTGACGCACAACATGCAGCAGGCCGCGCGCGTCTCGGACCGTACGGCGTTCTTCAACCTCGCCGCGGTCGGTCAGCCCGGCAAGCTGGTCGAGATCGACGAGACCGAGCGGATCTTCTCCAACCCCTCGGTCCAGGCCACGGAGGACTACATCTCCGGTCGCTTCGGCTGA
- a CDS encoding metal-sensitive transcriptional regulator, with protein sequence MTTMDADTNGGTAAPAARATPQPDSDHRGDAQTVTDNAETPPAVGPHGYAQQKDAHIKRLRRIEGQIRGLQRMLEEDVYCIDILTQVSASTKGLQSFGLQLLEEHLRHCVADAAVKGPEAIDAKVQEATKAIERMLRT encoded by the coding sequence ATGACGACCATGGACGCCGACACCAACGGCGGCACCGCAGCACCCGCCGCCCGCGCCACCCCGCAGCCGGACTCCGACCACCGAGGCGACGCCCAAACCGTGACCGATAACGCAGAGACTCCTCCCGCAGTCGGCCCCCACGGCTACGCACAGCAGAAAGACGCACACATCAAGCGACTGCGCAGGATCGAGGGACAGATCCGCGGACTGCAGCGGATGCTCGAAGAGGATGTGTACTGCATCGACATACTCACCCAGGTCTCGGCGAGCACCAAGGGCCTGCAGTCCTTCGGCCTCCAGCTCCTGGAGGAGCATCTGCGGCACTGCGTCGCCGACGCGGCCGTCAAGGGCCCCGAGGCCATCGACGCCAAGGTCCAGGAAGCGACCAAGGCGATCGAGCGGATGCTGCGCACCTGA
- a CDS encoding DUF47 domain-containing protein, whose translation MRFRLTPRETSFYDMFAASADNIVTGSKLLMELLGADASARAEIAERMRAAEHAGDDATHAIFHQLNSSFITPFDREDIYNLASSLDDIMDFMEEAVDLVVLYKVEELPKGVDQQIEVLARAAELTAEAMPNLRTMSNLTEYWIEVNRLENQADQIHRKLLAHLFNGKYDAIEVLKLKQIVDILEEAADAFEHVANTVETIAVKES comes from the coding sequence GTGCGCTTTCGTCTGACCCCCAGGGAGACGAGCTTCTACGACATGTTCGCCGCCTCCGCGGACAACATCGTCACCGGCTCGAAGCTCCTGATGGAACTGCTCGGGGCCGACGCCTCGGCCCGGGCAGAGATCGCTGAGCGGATGCGGGCGGCGGAGCACGCGGGGGACGACGCGACCCACGCGATCTTCCACCAGCTGAACTCCTCGTTCATCACGCCGTTCGACCGCGAGGACATCTACAACCTCGCCTCGTCGCTCGACGACATCATGGACTTCATGGAAGAGGCGGTCGACCTGGTCGTCCTCTACAAGGTCGAGGAGCTCCCCAAGGGCGTCGACCAGCAGATCGAGGTGCTGGCGCGGGCGGCCGAGCTGACCGCCGAGGCGATGCCGAATCTGCGCACCATGTCGAACCTCACCGAGTACTGGATCGAGGTCAACCGGCTGGAGAACCAGGCCGACCAGATCCACCGCAAGCTGCTGGCGCACCTCTTCAACGGCAAGTACGACGCCATCGAGGTCCTCAAGCTCAAGCAGATCGTGGACATCCTGGAAGAGGCGGCGGACGCGTTCGAGCATGTCGCCAACACGGTCGAGACCATCGCGGTCAAGGAGTCCTGA
- a CDS encoding FAD-binding oxidoreductase: protein MKRRTLLQVGGGLAATSAAWATGCDTKTGKAGAESSASVTGAANSAGAAQNTAAVARGGASQSSWTALGKSLDGKLIRASDAAYATARRLYNTRYDTLKPSAIAYVKHPADIAECLSFARRHDTPVVIRSGGHSYAGWSSGNNKLIIDVSALSKVGAPSGGITRIGAGAKLIDVYEGLGAHGVTIPGGSCPTVGISGLTLGGGHGVSSRAYGLTCDSLVGATLVTADGKTIDCDKNQHADLFWALRGAGNGNFGVVTELRFRTHPAPRSVMAYMTWPWSKAAKVVASWQKWGPTQADEIWSACHLDARPGSTPGVSVAAFSLGSYGDLKNALDKLADQAGGPGPAAGIHLTPIGYLDAMESYAGCSSKSTAQCHMPGSLPGHTAAGKLGRETYAARSHFFDRSLSTAGIRTLMDQIERGGRNGVGGNVALTALGGAINRVGSADTAFVHRGSRFLAQYLTSWGAGGSSTKQTAWLNSFHDAMRRYSSGAAYQNYTDPGLTDWKSAYYGSAATRLAQVKHTYDPQRLFSTFPQAL, encoded by the coding sequence GTGAAGCGGCGCACACTCCTGCAGGTCGGCGGCGGACTGGCGGCCACGTCGGCCGCCTGGGCCACCGGCTGCGACACCAAGACCGGCAAGGCGGGTGCGGAGTCCTCCGCTTCCGTCACGGGGGCCGCCAACAGCGCCGGCGCGGCGCAGAACACCGCGGCCGTCGCCCGCGGCGGGGCCTCCCAGTCCTCCTGGACCGCGCTCGGCAAGAGCCTGGACGGGAAGCTGATACGGGCGTCGGACGCTGCCTACGCGACCGCCCGCCGTCTCTACAACACCCGCTACGACACGCTGAAGCCGTCGGCCATCGCCTACGTCAAGCACCCGGCGGACATCGCCGAGTGCCTGTCCTTCGCCCGGCGGCACGACACCCCGGTCGTCATCCGCAGCGGCGGCCACTCCTACGCGGGCTGGTCCAGCGGCAACAACAAGCTCATCATCGACGTCTCCGCCCTGTCCAAGGTCGGCGCACCGTCCGGTGGCATCACCCGCATCGGCGCCGGCGCCAAGCTCATCGACGTCTACGAGGGCCTGGGCGCGCACGGCGTGACCATACCCGGGGGCTCATGCCCCACCGTCGGCATATCCGGGCTCACGCTCGGCGGCGGCCATGGCGTGTCCTCCCGCGCCTACGGCCTGACCTGCGACAGCCTCGTCGGCGCCACCCTCGTGACGGCCGACGGCAAGACCATCGACTGCGACAAGAACCAGCACGCCGACCTCTTCTGGGCGCTGCGCGGCGCCGGCAACGGCAACTTCGGCGTGGTCACCGAACTCCGCTTCCGTACGCATCCGGCGCCCCGCTCGGTGATGGCCTACATGACCTGGCCGTGGTCGAAGGCGGCGAAGGTCGTGGCGTCCTGGCAGAAGTGGGGCCCCACGCAGGCCGACGAGATATGGTCCGCCTGCCATCTCGACGCCCGCCCCGGCTCCACCCCGGGCGTCTCCGTCGCGGCCTTCTCGCTCGGCAGCTACGGCGACCTGAAGAACGCCCTCGACAAGCTCGCCGACCAGGCGGGCGGTCCCGGCCCCGCCGCCGGCATCCACCTCACGCCGATCGGCTACCTGGACGCGATGGAGTCGTACGCGGGCTGCTCCTCGAAGTCCACCGCGCAGTGCCACATGCCGGGTTCGCTGCCCGGGCACACCGCCGCGGGCAAGCTGGGCCGGGAGACCTATGCCGCCCGCTCGCACTTCTTCGACCGCTCGCTGTCGACGGCCGGCATCCGCACCCTGATGGACCAGATCGAGCGCGGCGGCCGCAACGGCGTCGGCGGCAATGTGGCCCTGACGGCGCTGGGCGGCGCCATCAACCGCGTCGGCAGCGCCGACACCGCGTTCGTCCACCGCGGCTCGCGCTTCCTCGCCCAGTACTTGACGTCCTGGGGAGCCGGTGGCTCGTCCACCAAGCAGACAGCGTGGCTGAATTCGTTCCATGACGCGATGCGCCGCTACTCCTCGGGCGCCGCCTACCAGAACTACACCGACCCGGGCCTGACCGACTGGAAGTCCGCCTACTACGGCTCCGCCGCCACCCGGCTCGCGCAGGTCAAGCACACCTATGACCCGCAGCGACTGTTCAGCACCTTCCCGCAGGCGCTCTGA
- the pstC gene encoding phosphate ABC transporter permease subunit PstC has product MKTPSSTTDTPPLPPQHDGSAVSGKAVRPGDRIFLGLSRGSGIALLAIMAAIAVFLTYRSVLAISGDKANFFTTLDWNASGTDPKFGIAVLAFGTVVSSLIAMLIAVPVAVGIALFISHYAPRKVSSLLGYVIDLLAAVPSIIYGLWGALFLVPHLSGLYSWLDDYLGWTGIFSYSGGAARSLFTVGILLAIMILPIVTSVSREVFLQVPKMHEEAALALGATRWEVIRMSVLPFGRSGIISASMLGLGRALGETMAVATVLSPSFLINTSLLDPGGGTFAQNIASKFSEADQFGQDALIASGLVLFVITLLVNGAARLIIARRKEYSGAAA; this is encoded by the coding sequence ATGAAGACACCCTCCTCCACGACCGATACCCCGCCCCTGCCACCGCAGCACGACGGCTCCGCCGTCTCCGGCAAGGCGGTCCGCCCCGGCGACCGGATCTTCCTCGGGCTCTCCCGGGGCTCCGGGATCGCCCTGCTGGCGATCATGGCCGCCATCGCGGTCTTCCTGACCTACCGTTCGGTGCTCGCCATCTCCGGCGACAAGGCCAACTTCTTCACCACGCTGGACTGGAACGCCAGCGGGACCGATCCGAAGTTCGGCATCGCGGTCCTCGCCTTCGGCACCGTCGTCAGCTCGCTGATCGCGATGCTGATAGCCGTGCCGGTCGCGGTCGGCATCGCGCTGTTCATCTCGCACTACGCGCCGCGCAAGGTGTCCTCCCTGCTCGGCTACGTCATCGACCTGCTCGCCGCGGTGCCCAGCATCATCTACGGCCTGTGGGGCGCGCTGTTCCTCGTCCCGCATCTGAGCGGCCTCTACAGCTGGCTGGACGACTACCTCGGCTGGACCGGCATCTTCAGCTACAGCGGCGGGGCGGCCCGCTCGCTGTTCACCGTCGGCATCCTGCTCGCGATCATGATCCTGCCGATCGTCACCAGCGTCAGCCGTGAGGTCTTCCTGCAGGTCCCCAAGATGCACGAGGAGGCCGCGCTGGCCCTCGGCGCCACCCGCTGGGAAGTCATCCGGATGTCGGTGCTCCCCTTCGGCCGCTCCGGGATCATCAGCGCCTCCATGCTCGGCCTGGGCCGCGCGCTCGGCGAGACGATGGCCGTCGCCACGGTCCTCTCGCCCAGCTTCCTCATCAACACCAGCCTGCTGGACCCGGGCGGCGGCACCTTCGCCCAGAACATCGCCAGCAAGTTCAGCGAGGCCGACCAGTTCGGCCAGGACGCGCTGATCGCCTCCGGCCTCGTCCTCTTCGTGATCACGCTGCTCGTCAACGGCGCGGCCCGTCTGATCATCGCCCGCCGCAAGGAGTACTCGGGAGCCGCAGCATGA